One Plasmodium yoelii strain 17X genome assembly, chromosome: 5 genomic window, aAATGCCCTTTGAGTATTATATTAGATCAATTTATTGTATGTTATTTATTACATAGATTAATATTTAATCTATTAGATATCTGTTAATTTTCCTACATGAACGctttcattaaataaatagGTCATGTTAAATTAATAttcgttttattttttgatataatttaaattgtaaaatattgcaaaaattaaaaagtttGTGTTCTAAAAGgtattcatatttatttgaattatgTATTGAAACacaaacattatatatatttgttcgaAATGTATATATGGTGTGCAATATTTATCCACATTTGTGTACAGATTTACATAGGTAGAACACCGAACAAATATgcttaatttttgtatatgtGGCTTAAATATTATAGCATACTCGCTTACACATGATCAAAGTGTATTTCCTCAAATAAACTTTtgaaattacaaaaaaatatgttagataaaaaaatgaatatacacATATTGCACATAGAGGTTATAATTATAACCACtattttagtatatatatatatatagcatCCTTTAAAATGGGTAGCAATATATCACGGTATAACGATCGTTCCTTCTCATTTAAAATGTATTTATAACTCgctaaattattattttgacgCATTTTGCGCATATTTTTCTATACTTATCGTTATATTGGATTaaagaaacaaatataaattaaactCACACCTTAAAGAGAACCAAATATAGGTTTGGATGCATTGAAGAAAAATGTTCACGAAAAATCCCTTCTCGTTTTTACAACTTATGCATATATTCAtcaaaaattgttttttttttcttccatTAGTTCTGATCTAACTTACTCGAATTCCTCTATtttaacataatttttttcacaaattTTTCTTAAATTGTATACATCGACTGATCTGGGGCGTTCTAATGGGTACATTAAACCTCGAGATAAAACTAATTGTGACATCACACCGATCGCCCTAGAAATAGCAAACAATACTGTATAATATTCGGGATACTTAATTCcataatgatataataatGAGCCACTATAACAATCTACATTTGGGTAAGGGTTTTTAACTTTCCCAGTTGCTGAAAGAATTCCAGGTATTACTTTGTAGCACATTTCAAGTATTTCCACTAATGGATCATTTGGAAAGTTAGCTAAAGCAAAATTTCTAAAAGCTAAAAATCGAGGATCAGGAACTCTTAAAACTGCATGGCCATATCCAGGTATGACTCTTCCagaatttaaataattttttgcatatttttcaataaaTTCATATGATGCTTTATTATCAcctaatttattttttatatctagCAAAAAATTTAGACATTCTTGGTTAGCTAAACCATGCAAAGGCCCATATAATGCAATAGCACATCCAGAAAAGGACAAATATGGATTTCCTAATGTACTTCCTATTAAATGAGATACATGTGCACTTGCATTTCCACCTTCATGATCACTAtgcaataaaaaatacaatctTAACAAATCTTTTACTTGATTACTATCATACCCGATcaatttagaaaaattagCTGACCAATCAAGATCTATGTCTAAATTAATTCCTTCTCCTTTTTTAATAGAATTGTCAATAAACGTTcttctaaaaatatatgcccCTACAACTTGAATTTGAGCAATTAAAGAAACAGCGTCttctaaaatatatttccaataaTCTGATTTTAATATTCCTTcggaatattttattttaaataaggATAATGATTCTAA contains:
- a CDS encoding citrate synthase, mitochondrial precursor, which gives rise to MKKIKNISHNAGFTKNKRDFDIFKSQYKKVFFHSTQKKKICEKQLNTYNENFVNENKASISSVSSYMFPIKKENILNRNHARYFSTNNINEPNLYIENYSKIRQYINTIDGEESIIMNVLKEKTHACIKKTREQLKTIIHTYPNTPISICTPNNVIGGLRNTITLITDTSILEKKKGILFRGRSVDKILKDFPKWDETCKYPMAEAMLWYLLTKEIPGVENLKLFSRELYCRANKIPSFVFEFIDNIPPFTHPMSQLISTVSFLESLSLFKIKYSEGILKSDYWKYILEDAVSLIAQIQVVGAYIFRRTFIDNSIKKGEGINLDIDLDWSANFSKLIGYDSNQVKDLLRLYFLLHSDHEGGNASAHVSHLIGSTLGNPYLSFSGCAIALYGPLHGLANQECLNFLLDIKNKLGDNKASYEFIEKYAKNYLNSGRVIPGYGHAVLRVPDPRFLAFRNFALANFPNDPLVEILEMCYKVIPGILSATGKVKNPYPNVDCYSGSLLYHYGIKYPEYYTVLFAISRAIGVMSQLVLSRGLMYPLERPRSVDVYNLRKICEKNYVKIEEFE